A window of Bacillota bacterium contains these coding sequences:
- the spoVAE gene encoding stage V sporulation protein AE, protein MVLKYLYAFLVGGTICAIGQILIDKTKLTSAKILVLFVTAGAVLGALGIYQKIVDFGGAGATIPLTGFGHTLTKGAFRDVDQYGILGAFTGGVRAAAAGIAAAVFFGYLASVASKPKAKR, encoded by the coding sequence ATGGTATTAAAATATTTATATGCATTTTTAGTGGGAGGTACTATTTGTGCTATTGGACAGATACTTATTGATAAAACAAAATTGACATCGGCAAAAATACTGGTGCTGTTTGTTACAGCCGGTGCAGTACTGGGAGCCCTTGGTATATATCAGAAAATAGTTGATTTTGGGGGAGCAGGGGCAACAATCCCTCTTACTGGTTTTGGACATACTTTAACAAAGGGTGCATTTAGGGATGTTGACCAGTACGGGATACTGGGAGCATTTACAGGTGGAGTAAGGGCAGCAGCTGCGGGGATTGCAGCAGCGGTATTCTTTGGTTATTTAGCTTCTGTCGCATCAAAACCCAAAGCGAAAAGGTGA
- the spoVAD gene encoding stage V sporulation protein AD, with protein sequence MADKRLGKQTVKFKTPPAVISTASIVGPKEGDGPLRHTFDLVIDDEMWGEKTWEKAESKIVRETWSRILEKAGKAPEDVNYVIAGDLLNQCTATTFGLRGSSAPYLGIYGACSTMCESLSIGAMLIDGGFADNVVCITSSHFCSAEKQFRFPLELGTQRPPTAQWTVLGCGGALISNQGPGPHITYVTTGKIVDMGVKDANNMGGAMAPAAADTIVNHFKDTGLTPDYYDLILTGDLGIVGKAICEEMVNEQGFNISEKLNDCGLLIFDRKKQDVHAGASGCACSAAVFAGYIYQEMLGGNLKKLLLVATGALLSPTSTQQGETIPSIAHAVTIES encoded by the coding sequence ATGGCTGATAAGAGATTGGGAAAACAGACTGTTAAGTTTAAAACCCCTCCCGCTGTTATATCCACTGCATCAATTGTGGGTCCGAAAGAAGGCGATGGCCCATTAAGACATACCTTTGATTTAGTTATAGATGATGAAATGTGGGGTGAAAAAACCTGGGAAAAAGCTGAAAGCAAAATTGTACGAGAAACCTGGTCAAGGATATTAGAAAAGGCTGGTAAAGCGCCGGAAGATGTAAATTATGTTATCGCGGGAGACCTATTAAATCAGTGCACTGCGACCACTTTCGGCTTAAGAGGGTCCAGTGCTCCTTATTTAGGAATATATGGGGCCTGTTCAACCATGTGCGAATCTTTAAGTATTGGTGCCATGCTTATTGATGGAGGTTTTGCCGACAATGTAGTATGCATAACTTCTAGCCATTTTTGTTCTGCCGAAAAACAATTCAGATTCCCTCTGGAACTGGGGACGCAAAGGCCTCCAACCGCTCAATGGACGGTTTTGGGCTGTGGCGGGGCACTAATTTCAAACCAGGGTCCCGGTCCACATATTACCTATGTTACAACAGGCAAAATAGTAGATATGGGAGTAAAAGACGCCAATAACATGGGAGGTGCTATGGCGCCTGCAGCTGCTGATACTATAGTAAATCATTTCAAAGATACAGGGCTTACACCTGATTATTATGATTTAATTTTAACAGGGGATTTGGGAATTGTAGGTAAAGCTATTTGTGAAGAAATGGTAAATGAACAGGGGTTTAATATAAGTGAGAAGCTTAATGATTGCGGATTGCTGATATTCGATAGAAAAAAACAGGATGTACATGCCGGAGCAAGCGGTTGTGCTTGTTCTGCCGCTGTATTTGCAGGATACATTTACCAGGAAATGCTTGGAGGAAACCTGAAAAAGTTGTTGCTTGTAGCAACAGGGGCATTATTAAGCCCTACAAGCACGCAGCAGGGAGAAACAATTCCGTCAATAGCCCATGCGGTTACTATTGAATCATAA
- the spoVAC gene encoding stage V sporulation protein AC codes for MVKDFTHKEYREYVERKSPKSKILRNTIRAFIVGGLICIIGQFINNFFSARGMDKDTVGSITSIIMIFLGVLFTGLNIYDDLGKFAGAGSIVPITGFANSIVSPAMEFKSEGYVMGVGAKMFVVAGPVLVYGISASIIAGIIYYLLK; via the coding sequence ATGGTAAAGGATTTTACCCATAAAGAATATCGTGAGTATGTTGAAAGAAAGTCGCCTAAATCGAAAATTTTGAGGAATACAATAAGAGCATTTATTGTCGGTGGGCTGATATGTATAATAGGGCAGTTTATTAATAATTTTTTTAGTGCAAGGGGCATGGATAAGGATACTGTCGGTAGCATTACATCAATTATAATGATTTTTCTTGGTGTTCTGTTTACCGGCTTAAATATATATGATGATTTGGGTAAGTTTGCCGGAGCAGGTTCAATTGTGCCTATAACAGGATTTGCCAACTCCATAGTTTCTCCTGCAATGGAATTTAAAAGTGAAGGATATGTTATGGGAGTAGGTGCAAAAATGTTTGTTGTTGCGGGACCCGTGCTTGTATATGGGATTTCTGCATCCATTATCGCAGGTATAATATATTATTTGTTAAAATAA